From Amyelois transitella isolate CPQ chromosome 17, ilAmyTran1.1, whole genome shotgun sequence:
gtatgtatgtatgtatgtatgtatggatcatggttacacatccaatttACAGGTTTCCACGCGATGTTTTTCACTCACGTCAGGAGcatcgcgacttcgtccgcgtggaatagttattttgagcatcattgaagccttcaaggatgaataatttgccccctttttttcacattttccattatttcttcgctcctaatagaaGGTCCTAGAAgtagcagcgtgatgttatatagccaaaagccttcctcgataaatgttctatttaacacaaaaatatttttttgaattcaaaccagtagttcccgaTATTAgctcgttcaaacaaacaaactcttcaggtttagaatagaatagaatagatttattttcaaaattggatacaaggtattgacgtcacataacttaaatctaattataactactaccgcttccaaagcgcatgtgtagaagaagcggcggaacaaactacactgcagcattttcatcggacgtcaatgtacaaatatagatctcttaaatctaaatcatgaacgaatacacattgtctacattaaaaaaacatgaatgaatgtagaactagtaactttataatattagtatagactagaggccgcccgcgacttcgtccgcatggaaaccctatcaatcccgcgggaactctgggataaaaagtagcctatgtgttattctgggtcttcagctacctacacaccaaatttcatggtaatcggttcagtagtttttgcgtgaaagagtaacaaacatccatacaaactttcgcctttataatagtagtaggattaaagtttttaatttgacagATGGACAACAACGAGCGTCTGAAAGGCGAGATCAGCCTGTTGAAATCCAAGCTGGAGGTGGAACGCACTCGTCACGGCGACCTTCAAGCCATGCTGGAGCACAGCAGGCTGCAAGCCCAGCGGGAGATCGACGTGAGGAGCGAGGCCTGCACCGCCCTAAGGGGGGAACTGGCTGATACCAAGAGGTAACGTTTGTGGATGGTGGCTGATGATgaagttgtacatacatacatacatacataaaatcacgcctctttcccggaggggcaggcagaaACTACCCCCGGAGGGCATTGTGGTGAAATGCCATGCGATCCCATGATGTCCTCAAAATGGCGAAAAGGGCGCAccggaggggttttagtgggtaggctggCACATTAgatgccaggagtcccacactctcccgggtgaagacccgggAGGCAGTTCGTTaaaaggatttccccttcggagaaaaaaaaaaaggcagaaactacctctttccacttgccacgatccctgcatacttccttcgcttcatccacattcataactctcttcatgcaagctcggcggtttcgggtacttttgacctgaccctttaccaggatgaAGTTGTGACTGTGATTATAACGGCTTTGCGTAACCCGAAGTCATTTTTTCTACCACAATCGTGTCTATTTATAAGTTTGGATTGttttgacgttattgaagaagatgctgtgcagtttgttaccgcttcttctgcacggACGGACACCTTGGAATTatggactttcagtctttgcgagacgtAGAGAgggtaagggataaagatgcgACTAGATTATCAACAAACCATTTCAATTCTCggccaacatacatacatacatacatatggtcacgtcttgaaaagactgaatggccacgttcagctatttggcttaatgatagagttgagattcaaatagtgacaggttgctagcccatcgcctaaaaaaagaatcccaagtttgtaagcttatcccttactcgccttttacgacatccatgggtaagagacggagtggtcctattctttttcgtattggtgccgggaaccacacgacacaaaaaaatgcaatatCTCAATTTGTATTGCAGACAAAAACACGAGATCAGCGTTGAACTGCTCCGAGCCAGAGAACTCCTCGCCGCCAAGACGGCCAGCGTCGCGGAGCTGCAGCGGAAGCTGGACGCCGCGGGCAGACGGGCGCACATCGATGATGCTTTGGTAACGTAACAGCTTATTTCATTTTGCTTTTATACCGACTTCAGAAATgaggaaaaagtaaaaagaatttattcgaATAACacagttatacatacatacataaaatcacgcctctttcccggaggggtaggcagagactacctctttccttTTTCGAATAACACAGTTATAAAACTTACTCAATATGAGTacgtctgagaatcggccatcATCTATTCTTCATACCACTTAGTAATAAGGGTTGCCCGcaagttaatttgtttttttaattccttaaacatttattaattggCAAAACAAAGTTTGCTACAGTATAGCTACGGGATAGCTAGTATGTATAGTTACTATGTGTTATGTAAaccgcttaacccaatggtagactgttagataatgctgttagcattaagtccgcctattgtactttacaaattgtaattgttacaataaagaataaataaataaagtttaaaagtagATAGGCAGAATGGTGTTCCCGAAAGGGTACCTTCTCAGCATAATGCTGGCTGTAAACAACACAGCCAGCGCTAATCTGAAACACGTACATTACACATATATTACAACTTATGTTCATttatcattcatataatcaagtctaatTCCTTGcaaggtaaacagagccaacagtcttgaaaatactgttaggctacgttcaactgtttggctcactgatgcaattgagattcatataaagtgacaggttgctattccGTCGTTAAAAAGAACCAGTAACTCTAtgtttaatgtaataattagGTTAGGAATGAGAGAGAAGTTAGTTAATGATAGTAAATAGCTTCAAGTTAATCTCATTTAATAACATGTCTATTTGACGACCTCTGTGGAGCAGCGGCTTTGCGCTTGCCCGTGACACCAGGGGTCTCGGGTTccaatctcggccagggcaaaCTTCTGATGTATTtgcataagtatttattgcaaaatatagtatcgttgacttagtatctcgtaacacaagtctcgaacttcgaagccaactcaatctgtgtaaatcGATTCCCTACAGTCCGAGATCGAAGGCCACAAGAGCGAGCTGAGCCGCGAGATAGCGGGCCTGAAGAAGAGCCTCGCCGACGGCGCGGGCGCCGAGTTGGCCGCGCTGCGCGACGAGCGGCGCCGCCTGGAGCTGCTGCGGCGGCAGCTGGCCGACAGGGACCAGGCCGTATGTActctgtatacatacatacatacatacatacacatatacatacacacatacatatatacatacatacatacatatatacacacatacacacatacatacatacacatacatacacacacccatacatacataaaagcaCGCCTCTTCCTCgaaggggtaagcagagactacctctttccacttgccacgatctctgcatatttccttcgcgtcatccacatttataactctcttcatgcaagctcaacggtttcgggtacttttgacctgaccctttaccaggacgtccttaatttcaCTCGTACACTACATACTTGTTGTCTAAATGTGTAGCGGCTGTTCAGCCTACATGGACTGACAGACACttgatgaaaaaaaaggacaatatGTAACTAAGACGACCAAACAGACCCTCGGTCCGTTGAAAATGATTGTTCGTTTCGGCCAATGGTAAGGATATTTTAAGCATAACATAGTATATTTATCCATTGTATATTAGTTTggatactaaccgatgcttttacggctagggaaaacatcgagaggaaacctgcactttCCGGttactggatgtgtaactattAGCGATTCAATATGGATTGTGATCTTTTGCGAAAGTTCAAGGTCAGATgatagtcgcttcgtgtaaaaatctgactcactaaatccagaatccatggactcctctccagagtggcaAGGTTGCAAGCGAAACTaaaaccaggaggaagaagagtaGTACATTTTACCCATcgccatttaattttatctaaaaactAGTTGGTCAACCCAAGGGTTCATTCCACCCACCCACGCTCAAGTTGATTAGAACCTCGATATGATTTATGTGCAATGAGATTCAGTTAATATGTTTTGTGACCTCACAATCATTCAGCTTAGTTCACCGCTGTTCATTTCATTCACAATATAAtcaaattctaataaaaatgaaaatgaaaataaatacttttttttgtcttgttttatatacatatttttataggtgTTTGCGTAATCGCAAACATGATAAACATAGACTTTAGTGTTAAGAAAAGTTTTTTTGATACTTACTAAAAGACGTCCAATGAAACGGAAGATTTATCtgttgcaaataaatttattactcaAAATTTCGCTGTATCGGTTCAAACGTTCGGTTTCACGCTGACATTGGTCTTGCTGTCTTCATCGTACGAAGTCACCTTGGTCTCTTCATCGGTTTCGGAGCACAGCGGCTCGATGGCCCACACGGTGACGCAGTACAGCGTGTACAATACAAAGTACACGAGGTATGTGACACCGGTTACAATGGCGAGGCTGGCCGGGTAGAACCGCTTGTCTTTGTCGCTGCGCCAGGACTCCTCCGTCCATGTGCGAAAGTATTGGCAGAACTTTCTGTTggtagtaaaaaaagaatgattaAGATTGATGAATGAGGGTGAGGCAAAAGAAATACGGAAGGAAAAGGAAATAGGCGTTATGCTCTATCTCTCTCCCTTTCTCTATTAGACACCTGAAggcattatatttatgtatatatcagCGTTTCAAGTGAACGagaaatttttaagaattaagaGATGATACCTTAAAGACGAATCTCGCACTCATTTCTGCCCTTTTCTATATTGTTTAACCTCCCAACACCGGTTCTATACCTTCACAAAAAATGAGCGGACTTCTCATTATTTATCGGTACCCAAAGTTTCAAGGCTCTTGGTCAAAAAGCTTCCTATTTCTCGAGAATCTCAAATAGGTCCACACCCAAGATTCACGTGTACTGAATGTAAAACGAAACAAACTAGAAGTAGTACAGAGGATATCAACATAAACTGACCTGAGCGGCGGTATGGCGCGCTCGAGCACGGCCACCAGCGCATGCAGCGCGTGCGCAAGCAGCAGCACCAGCACCCACACGCACAGCAGGTACGGCGGCCAGCGGAAACTGCCCAGCGCTGCTGCAGATACCACTACATTCTTACTGAAATCTCATCATTATTGCGCTATATTTCGCTACAAGTCGTATTCTTGCCATTTCGTGTCATATTCttcattggtgccgtgtggttcccggcaccaatacaaaaaagaatagaatcactccatctctttcccatggatgtcgtaaaaggcgactaagggataggcttacaaacttggaattcttttttaggcgatgggctagcaacctgtctctatttgaatatcaattctatcattaagccaaacagctgaacgtggcctttcagtcttaaagaccgttggctctgtctatcccgcaagggatatagacgtgaccatatgtatgaatgtatgtcaTATTCTTCCTGTTGgcttagtcccggttgcatcctcatcacacTGGAGAGAAGCCCTGGGTATGcgtttgaccatggaccctggattgggtgagtcaggtttttacacggagcgattcccatctgacctttgcaggtcaacctaacccgtattgaatcGATTATGGTTATAcaccagttgcctgaatgtgcaggtttcctcacgcttttttccctcaccgtaagagcatcggttagtatttaaactagtaaacataacttcgaaattaGTCATTGGTATATGGTCGAGGTgtgattcgaacctgtgcctttctgtgCTTCACGCACTGTGCAACCATCGACGCTACCGGTTACATATGAAGAAGCTAGGAAAGACTTGATT
This genomic window contains:
- the LOC132902716 gene encoding uncharacterized protein LOC132902716 isoform X1; its protein translation is MEAVQNEVSKLPQMVMCGDHPSVTKTDNAKEEKEKLKEKLPMSYARISPTSSSTDRSTRACLRAASEHAVRRAEARRRMLSADVVARDLEPAAAPDRSLVQAALGSFRWPPYLLCVWVLVLLLAHALHALVAVLERAIPPLRKFCQYFRTWTEESWRSDKDKRFYPASLAIVTGVTYLVYFVLYTLYCVTVWAIEPLCSETDEETKVTSYDEDSKTNVSVKPNV
- the LOC132902716 gene encoding uncharacterized protein LOC132902716 isoform X2, translating into MEAVQNEVSKLPQMVMCGDHPSVTKTDNAKEEKEKLKEKLPMSYARISPTSSSTDRSTRACLRAASEHAVRRAEARRRMLSADVVARDLEPAAAPDRSLVQALGSFRWPPYLLCVWVLVLLLAHALHALVAVLERAIPPLRKFCQYFRTWTEESWRSDKDKRFYPASLAIVTGVTYLVYFVLYTLYCVTVWAIEPLCSETDEETKVTSYDEDSKTNVSVKPNV